The genomic interval CTCTTTCTGGATTATATAGAGAAATGATTGTGACTAAAAAGGCTGAGAGTTATGTTATGATTCAGAGATTGATTCGACTTGTCTTGACTCTTCCTGTATCAACTGCAACTGCAGAGAGAGCCTTTTCATCCATGAAATTTCTCAAAATGGCACGTCGCAACAAGATGGATGATGATTTACTTTTTGATTGCATGATTCTCTATATAGAATGACAATTGTCTGAGAAAATAGACTTGGAATCAGTAATAGATGAGTTTTATACTCTAAAATCTCGTCGAGCACAACTTAAGTAGATGAAGTATTTTGTATGAAATTTGAACTATGTAAAAGGATATTGGGATATAAATGTTATATGTTTGTTAAATGTTTAGTATACATGTATATTTTATTATGGTCGTAATTTAGCCCAGGGCATTTGAAGACTCTGGCTACGCCATTGCTACTTAGGGCGTGTTTGGTTCAGGGTAATTatggataaccttggttatctgtATACGGTTATCCATGATAACCGTGTTTGGTTCAAGGTTTTTTTAAATTCCGAAGTTTTTCTCAATTCCTACACATCATCAAACGTCATCAATTTGGGCATATCAcccggaatcagaaaacctcCATCTGCCTTGGTTTTTGCCGATTCCTGAGGTTAAGCAAAAAATATTCCCAACTTAACCTTTGATCGGAGCGAGCCGAGGTCGTCGATCTGGGCGGTCTCGTATCAATAGCGAGAGCCAGTGTTGAGGAGGTGGAGCAGGAGCGGGCGGTGGGAGCTGAGCAGGTGGCGCGAGCGTGTTGACGGGCGGAGGTGGCGAGGTAGTGTTGACGGCCGGAGGTGGCAGCAGGGAGTAGGAGAGGGGGGTGGCGGCAGGCGGTAGGCGGCGGGAGCCGGAGCGGGCGGTGGGAGTTGAGAAGGTGGCGCGAGCGTGTTGACGGGCGGAGGTGGCCAGGCAGTGTTGACGGCGGGAGGTGGCAGCAGGGAGTAGGAGAGGGGGGTGGTGGCAGGCGGCAGGTGACGGCAGCCGGAGCGGGGCGGCGGGAGCGTGAGCCGCGACGTGAGAGGGAGAGCAGGCGGTGCGAGGGGGCGGCGAGAGCGTGAGCGGCGGCGTGAGAGGGAGAGCAGGCGGTGCGAGCAGGCATGGCGGGCGGAGGTGACAGCAGGGGGCGGGCGAGTGGGTGGCGGCAGGCGACGGGAGTCGAAGCCGGCGGCGGGAGCAAGAGTAGGCGCGTGAGCGAGAAACGCGAGGAAGAGGGAGATAAGAGATTTGTTTTTAACtttgttattttaattaaaaccttattaaattcagaaaaattgaatagatttaattaaaatttaattaaattatctaaaaatttcctaaaataataataaataattaaaatattatccaattttatttatatatatcattattaataataatattatcattattaaactaaggataatatgataaaatatcatactttattaaactaagaataaTATGATAAAATATCATACTAGGTTATATACTAAAATCTCCAAACAAACAAAGTTTTATTGCATTAcctaaattaaaccaaacaacaTTAGGTTATGTTTCATTTctcataaccaaggttatgtgattacttgataatcacataactaagattatatatgataacttgaaccaaatgcaCCTTTAGAGTTATCTAATACCATCTATCTAGTAAAGCCGCTCAACTAAGATTAAATAATCTCTTGATTTATTCTTTTCTAAATATATAGGGTCGACCTACATAAGTGATTAAGATGTCGATTTCATCAACAGAAATCTAATTAAAAGACTCCTAATAGTCACGTAAGTGTCTCCACAAGATCAGGTTGCTTTATTATCGTTTAGAAGGTAAAATATGGTTTTCGAGtagaaataagagaaaggaattgAGTAACATGATCTAGAATGCTTTGGGTCCTGAGttgaaataagagaaaaaaaatatttctcatTATTATATTGCTTTATAATATACTTATTTAGTTTTcttgatatattttaatttaggtGTTTAGATTTTACTCCACTAATTTAAAGTAAAAGGTAAATGATTTTAATTTCCAGTGGTTCGCCAACTAAATAAATTCGGAGGATAATTTATGTATCTTTAAAAATTGACTTTCAACATATTTATCTTCTTGATCTTTTATATACTCCTCTAGAGTGCGTTTGGtttggggttattcttgataaccttagtTATTCATTCaagattatcaacaaaaaccttgtttagTTTAGGTATTAATTCGTTGATTCCCAAGTAatattccatgcccgacacgtcagcaaaagggtcatgcagcctggaatcggaaaacctcagaaaacaaaggtttttgttgattccggggttaacgaattttttttaccaaaaatatcctccgataagaaaaaacatgaaaaaaagataaaaaatgtaaaaaaatattaaaaaaaattgtaaaaaaataaaaacatgttttaaaaaatttaaaaatttattttttaaaaaaataaataattttaaaaaaaaataaaaatttaaaaaatgttaaaaaaatttaaaatttttaaaaatttaaaaaaaaaattatataaaaaattataaaaaataaaaaatttaaaattttttaaaaaatttaaaaatttaaaattttttaaaaaattttaaaaaatttaatttttttttaaaaataaaaaaaaattataaaaattttaaaaataaaataaataaaaattaaaattaaaaaaatgtaaaaaaataaaaaatataaatataaataatataaaaatataaaaacattaaaaaaaaacacataaaaaataaaaaaatatacaacataaagaaaagtaaaaaaacattaaaaaataaataataataataataataatattatgtatagtttgttttgtaactgagggtaatacggtaaaatattaaagtagggtattcattaaaccttcaaacaaacaaatttttgttgcattacctaagttgaaccaaacaacatttgattatgttttattccctataaccttggttatatgattacctggtaatcacataaccatggttatacatgatgacttgaaccaaacgcacccctaGGGTTATATTTACTGGTAGAATATTCAAAttgttatttatatatttatatttaattatgacatatttatagattttttttaaaatgaagtaCGTAATTAAAAGATATTTGACTTCTAGAATACATATTGCATGACTTTTAATAActgataaaaaattttatagtACCAAAATGATCATCTCAAAACATATCACTACATATGTACATGAGGGAACTCTATAATGTATTTATTTTGCTCTTTAGAGCACATGCTTTTTGTCCTATACATGTGGGGGCTCTATCATGTATTGCCCTCCTTGAACCAACCCAAATAATACAAACTCTAAGtcgacaattaaaaaaaaaaaagctctATGTTGACAACTTTTCGCCCATGCTCGAAGCACTTGAACGTTCCTGCAGGTGAAAGTCTAAATCCTTAATTAATCTTTTCAAAGAAACATAAGAAGCAGCAAGAAACATACACAAAGATATAAAGATATAGAAAGGTGTACATGAAGAAACAAGAAGCACATGCCTTCCATGCATTAATTTGATTGATTGTTGTAACaatccatttaatttaatttgattgacGCGTTTGAACCACCAGCAAGTGCTCTTCGATGGACACGTTTTTGTCCCCGGGATGTACAATTAAAATATGTTGACAActgatgaaaaatttttatggaaTCAAGCTGGTCATTTAGGGATAATCAATGAGACTAATtgagtttatcattttttttcaatGAGCATGTTAATTTGTCCTGGGATTATGATGCAACGATAGGGGTATCCAGATTATCATCCAAATACTCGCGATTCGATCTCAACTATgacaaatttatataaaaaaaaaattcaaatgaaaTGCGTAACCAAAGGATACTGAGCTTCTTGACCACCTGTCGTGAGCGCTTCCCAATTTATTCTAATTACTGGTAGAAAAATTTTGTAAGATTACCTTACAATTATTCAATAAgactaattagatttattttatttttatttttataggcACGCCAATTAACCTTGGGGCATATTAAGATGCAATATGAGATAGGATTACCTCTTATGAACATGAGAGTTCAATTTTTATACTGGACAATTCATACCTTATATATTCGAATCACTCATAATATTGGATTGTCTATTAGAATTCATTTACACTTCCCGAATTAATATTATTAGCCAATGAAATATTTTTATAGGACCAAAAACTTTCCAAATTAATATTATTAGTCAATAAAAAATTGTCATAGGACCGAAAATTGATCATCTATTATATTAATTGATTCAAAacttagatatatatataaaaaaatgttgGGCACATCAATTTATGGTTTCGGAATTGACGACCACATGAATAGGATCCACATGTTGCTCCAAAAGTTGACCTGGCCGTCCTACGACAACCAATTTAATGTCAAAATTTACGGCGTCCAAGTCAACTAGGAGAAAGAGACCAAGTTAGGGAACCTTATGATGATTGATTTAAATTCCTAAGTTAGTTGGGATTTATATAATTGTTTAGTTGTTGTCGATGTTGTTAATTAAGTTCATGATTCAGAGTAGATAGTTTGATTTGGTCGGCCCTATAAACCCTATCCTAATTCATAGCTTAGTGGTGGAGGTTTCAAACTTTTCATGCTTCCTTCTCGGAGTTAGTTTTAGAATTCTAGTCAACCCATGCATTGCTTTGCCGATTTTGTAAAGGTTTTAGTTCACCTCTAATAGTCGGAGGGTCTTTGTTTCGTCCTTGTGGTTTGTAGCAGTGACCTAAATTTAGAGCCATAGATTAACActctttttctttgtcttttctTTATTTAGTAATATTCATTGACTCGAGTGGCGGCTAGATAAAATTTTTAGATCGACGGAAAGCATCTTCATCCTTTAATTGATTTACATTTTATTCACATTCCTTTTGTTGGAGGAATACAATATGCTACCAACAGGGGTTAATTTTTATCCAAGTGTCAGTCTCAGAGTGACTGAGTGAGCAGAGCGTCCGATCGGACAAGTTGACAGGCGGACGAAGATCCTCAGTCCCGAGTCCCGAGTGGGCTTTCTTACTGTGTGTACTCTGCCTATAATCGgagtctccttatataggagcccGAATCAATGGCCAGAAAATTTTACCTCCACCAGTCCGATATTCATGTGCACAGGTTGCGctcacacacgagtcaacttggttcaatgcaatccAGACCCTAAATTGCACCCGTTGCACACCCAtgcatgagagagagtctctcttgatgtatttgttcacatcctcaatgtatgtgaatcaatataaaccaacaaaaatgccttgaaactttcaatgtgggactaaagtctcattcacaatggaacctctttcctcttccatttcttctctATTCACCTATTCAACACCTTTCATATAATTTTAGCCAAAAAAAATGTTCAATTGTGTTTGAGACCGTGACAATGACAAAAATATTTAGGCAAAAATTAAAAGAACGTCTTTATTTTTTAGAATCATTAAAGGGGTatttcattttgattttttttttatcaaaataacgTCTCATCCACCTTATAAGAAACCAATGTATAATTACTCAACACGCTTGAGTACATTATTCTCATTTCTATCTCCCGCCTATATTTCTAATTTGGGGCATTGTAATAATTACGATATATTAACCGTAGCTATTATAACACATACTTAATATGTTCAAAAATATTCACGTTGTAGTAACTATGCATCTACTATTCATGTAGCTGTTACGAAATTGTAAGTACTATACACTTATTTGATATTTATGTAAAAACAGCTATGAAACGATAGTAATTATGAAATCGTAATTACTAGAAGTGTAAAAGCTATCACCATTGGTTAAAGTTTTAGATAGGAATTAGGATATATAAGCTAGCTGGAGATAATATTAAGAACAATGTGCGGAAAGACAGTTGGTTAATTGTAGTGCGTTGTCGATGGGATAAGACGttcttttgaaataaaaaaaaaatcaaagtgggTGCCGCTCTATTGATTTGGAAAAAATGGAATGCTCTATTGATTTTTTTCCCTTAATATTATGAAGTCTCTTTATAGATTGATCTTATAGAAGGAATTACATCGCACAAATACTAATTTCAACTTCTACAAGCACAAGCCACAAATCATCCATTATACTATATTTGAAAATCACAATTTAGGATCATTGTTTACATGATGTAGTAGGAGATGGCAATGCAAAATGCATAtgcttaattaatttatgacCCATGTTTATCATCCTTTCTCTTCTTGATCTCTCTCTCCTTTCTATCTTTCTATTGAAATGAAATGAAGTCTCCTTGGGACACTCTAGTGACTAGCTCATAAAGTATTGTCATCATGAGATTTCAAAAAGTTCGAATTTtgataaagtcgaggtaaatgtctcccttatatgTTAGTAAATATTCCAAAGGATAATAaccgtccatgatttacctcctccgtattaattctgggacgaattgaAGGGGATGTTGGGGGTAAATGTATTCACTTTTTTGTCACCATGAAATGAAATGAAGCCTAAGGCTAAGTTTAGGGATCGGATTCGAATTAATGACCATTTATAAATCATCCTGGGAAGTCGGCAATTGCCGTCGTTGCTGAATCATGATCCTCAAGAAACATATAAAGACAATGTAGTCAAGTCAACTCTCAAGTGGTCAGATAACTAAGTAAACGCATTCATATTAACTAGGCAATAACGTGGAGTATGGGGAGAGTTAATCTTGACCACTGTCAACAAACATCGATCAGACATATTTTAGCTCTCTAAAATAGAGAATTCTAATTAACTTGATTGCTGCattttgtctttggattttttatGATTTCTGACGTTCTTGCTCAAGTTTGAACTTTTccatttaaaattaaacaaataagagAAATCTTAATGCACGAGACCTGGTTCTTCGATCTTAGATTGTATCGTTGAGTTAATATAGGAAACTTCAACAAGATTTCTTTCCCATTTTGTGTTTAATTATCTTTTCTATTAATGTTAGACAGCTTTGAGAAGAATTCCATGCAAAATTAAAACGTAATTGTAAGTTTCCTAGGAAGTTGCCTTCAGCAAATctaatttcagttatggaaagacaaagaaattaatatttgattttgAAGGGTGATATCATTTTGTGATGAAAAGTCTGAAGCAAATATGAAACCGTGAAGCACCACagaaacttcttccttttctttcttcttccgtTTATGAACTTATCTCAAGAATTTAAACACTTGCGAGGTCTTATGGTTTTCTATCTTTGCGAGTTCCAATTAATCGTTCCATTCAAAGTCAACGCCAAATCTCCATCCGCGGTGGAAAGGGTCAATCGCCATCTCTCTATATTTACGGATATGATCACCAATCACGCCACGCCAATTGCTGAGAGCGAATCAAGAAGCTCCATCGGCCATGGCGTCGCCGGATGCCTGCTTCTGCCTCAGCTGGCGGATGGCGGTGGAGGCCAACAATGCCCGCGGGTGGCGCACCGTCCCGCCGCAATGCGTCGGCCACGTGGAGCGCTACATGCTGGGCGGCCAGTACGGAAGCGACGTCGCCGCGGTCGCCGACCAGATCGCGATCTACCTCGGCGGCAGCGCCGCCGCCGACGGCAAGGATGCATGGATTCTCGACGTCGACGACACCTGCCTCTCCAACCTCCCCTACTACAAGGAGAAGCACTTCGggtaatcaatcaatcaatccgTCCATGCGATTTTCATTCGCTAGCTGTTGCCTTAATTTGATTCTTGATTCCACAATTACTTCGCAATTAGGATTCATTTGTGACGATTAATCATAGATATATACATCGATCGTTAGGGGGGAGCCGTACGACTCGAGGGCATACGTGAGCTGGGTACTGAGAGGGGCTTGCCCTGCAATCCCTCAAGTGCTTGGGGTTTACAG from Zingiber officinale cultivar Zhangliang chromosome 6B, Zo_v1.1, whole genome shotgun sequence carries:
- the LOC121990658 gene encoding acid phosphatase 1-like isoform X2 is translated as MASPDACFCLSWRMAVEANNARGWRTVPPQCVGHVERYMLGGQYGSDVAAVADQIAIYLGGSAAADGKDAWILDVDDTCLSNLPYYKEKHFGGEPYDSRAYVSWVLRGACPAIPQVLGVYRKLMERGFQVFLVTGRSEDVLGASTVENLAAQGFDGHHRLIMR
- the LOC121990658 gene encoding acid phosphatase 1-like isoform X1, which produces MASPDACFCLSWRMAVEANNARGWRTVPPQCVGHVERYMLGGQYGSDVAAVADQIAIYLGGSAAADGKDAWILDVDDTCLSNLPYYKEKHFGGEPYDSRAYVSWVLRGACPAIPQVLGVYRKLMERGFQVFLVTGRSEDVLGASTVENLAAQGFDGHHRLIMRSAAYRGYGAVPYKSTIRRQLVAEGYRIRGNVGDQWSDLLGECVGDRTFKIPNPMYFIP